The following nucleotide sequence is from Nitratidesulfovibrio termitidis HI1.
GCATTGATGATCGACGACCTGAACGTGCCCGCCAACTTCGGCCTGGGCGAGGTGTACGCGGAAAAGAAGGACGCGACCCGGCTGCGCAAGGTGTTGAATCTGCTCATGGGCAGTGATGAGGCGTTCCTGATGGAGCACAGGGTGCGCTTCAACAGGTTCGGCATCAGCCTGCGCAAGAACGGGCACTTCGACGATTCGCTGCGTTTCTACCACAAGGCGCTGGAGTGCCACGAAGACGAACACCTGCATTTCAACATTGCGCGAGTCCACTTCGACAAGGGTGACACCGGCGCCTGCGTGCAGCACCTGACCAGGGCCCTGGCCATGCGCCCCGATTTTACCGAGGCGCAGCGCTTTCTGACCTTTTGCGGCGGCCAGACCTGCCCCGGCATGTAGCCGGGCAGGAGCGCTGGCCCGCGCGATGATGCAGCAGGAC
It contains:
- a CDS encoding tetratricopeptide repeat protein; translated protein: MARSRGAPVHDEQYPIILGVYSLQQDAVVGIGGTASQQRQVTYWYARKLDAATCEVQPLNVHHVPSGIRKPMEELDFLRNYMPEPLYYKNHTVPALTSLHRKLVEGEACLAELRLDDAEKAFIKALMIDDLNVPANFGLGEVYAEKKDATRLRKVLNLLMGSDEAFLMEHRVRFNRFGISLRKNGHFDDSLRFYHKALECHEDEHLHFNIARVHFDKGDTGACVQHLTRALAMRPDFTEAQRFLTFCGGQTCPGM